In Psychrilyobacter piezotolerans, one genomic interval encodes:
- the ppsR gene encoding pyruvate, phosphate dikinase/phosphoenolpyruvate synthase regulator: MNREDFKLIQITLKEFKSLDVLNSQNLVFYSLKDKKRLRKLESFCMEKDIVHFDTFKILKYGFKKLFEKSKANSFKKMDEKYFKRIEAMEFAVKYDDGKISRGILEADLLIVGLSRTSKTPLSIYLANKSGLKIINIPLVPEVPIPKEVFQATQVIGLTISIDKLNKIREQRLKTMKAEERASSYASFGRILEELDYSDKIMKKLQCPVIDVSEKAIEETAEIILKLIKA; encoded by the coding sequence TTGAATCGTGAAGACTTTAAACTGATACAGATAACGTTGAAAGAATTTAAAAGCTTAGATGTTTTAAACTCTCAGAACTTAGTTTTTTATAGCCTGAAAGATAAAAAACGACTCCGAAAACTGGAAAGTTTTTGTATGGAAAAAGATATCGTACATTTTGATACTTTTAAAATTTTAAAATACGGGTTTAAAAAGTTATTTGAAAAATCCAAAGCAAATTCATTTAAAAAGATGGATGAAAAATATTTTAAGCGTATTGAAGCTATGGAATTTGCGGTAAAATATGACGACGGAAAGATCAGCCGGGGAATATTAGAAGCAGATCTATTGATTGTAGGCTTATCCAGGACATCCAAAACACCGCTGTCAATCTATTTGGCCAATAAAAGCGGGTTAAAGATAATAAATATACCATTGGTACCAGAAGTGCCTATTCCAAAAGAGGTTTTTCAGGCAACCCAGGTAATTGGGCTGACCATATCTATAGATAAATTAAATAAGATAAGGGAACAGAGATTAAAAACCATGAAAGCGGAGGAGAGAGCATCCAGCTATGCTTCCTTTGGCAGGATATTGGAAGAATTAGATTATTCGGATAAAATAATGAAAAAATTACAGTGTCCAGTAATAGATGTATCGGAAAAAGCCATTGAAGAGACGGCAGAGATCATCTTAAAATTAATAAAAGCTTAA
- a CDS encoding CBS domain-containing protein, giving the protein MNLSERQYRIIEIIRMNGSITGEKIAKILGVTRSALRTDFSFLIKSEIIKSKTKVGYSLNPQKPKKIDSSSLKNLNVTEFIGEALVLSEKATIHDGIVEIFTRDSGTIYITNGDLLSGVVSRKDLLKAAIGGMDLTSLPISLIMSRMPNIHFCTTDATLFEAAEIIVKKEIDSLPVVEYSNELKGYKIVGKISKTDLSRVLFETLL; this is encoded by the coding sequence ATGAATTTATCTGAAAGACAATATAGAATAATAGAAATTATTAGAATGAACGGTTCAATTACAGGGGAGAAGATAGCTAAGATCTTAGGAGTGACAAGATCAGCTCTCAGAACAGATTTTTCCTTTTTAATAAAATCAGAGATTATAAAGTCTAAAACCAAGGTGGGATATAGTTTGAATCCGCAAAAGCCTAAAAAAATAGACAGTTCTTCATTGAAAAATCTAAATGTAACAGAGTTTATAGGTGAAGCTCTGGTTTTATCGGAAAAAGCCACTATTCACGATGGGATAGTAGAAATATTCACAAGAGATTCAGGAACTATCTATATAACCAATGGAGATCTGCTTTCTGGTGTAGTTTCCAGAAAAGATCTGCTGAAAGCAGCCATAGGAGGGATGGATCTTACTTCTCTGCCGATAAGTTTGATAATGAGCAGGATGCCTAATATACATTTTTGCACTACTGATGCTACATTGTTTGAAGCTGCTGAAATAATTGTGAAAAAAGAGATAGATTCCCTGCCTGTGGTTGAGTATTCCAATGAATTAAAAGGGTATAAAATTGTAGGGAAGATTTCGAAGACGGATCTAAGCAGGGTTTTATTTGAAACTTTATTATAA
- a CDS encoding fructose-1,6-bisphosphatase, with amino-acid sequence MERKYYELLSNRYKNIGEVTSEIINLEAILNLPKGTEHYLTDLHGEYHAFRHLVKTASGSLKIKIDELFGDILSLEEKHNFSKLIFYPEKILEGLKLNEYEKVHWYRVSIKRILSLFRLVSSKYTRSKVRKALPNEYAYILEEFLTLNSKDFNKEEYYSQIISTVIELGIADDFIIKSVNLIQQLSVDKLHILGDIYDRGADPHKIMDNLIGHHDCDIQWGNHDILWVGASKGHFACVANVLRISLRYSNLKTLEEGYGINLLPLGRFAMETYGGDPCKEFLPIANSDELFNDKEQYVRGQMHKAIAIIQFKLEAAVIKKRPEFHMERRMLLDKIDQTKGTIILNGKEYKLTSNNFPTIDPKDPYKLTEREEEVIEKIANYFEKSDKLQKHARFFFSNGNIYLKYNNQLMFHGCIPMDSHGNYKCFTIDGKEYCGKELMDKFEKLARKAYFKKDKKDLDWFWYMWTGEYSPLFGKEEMKTFERYFVSEKETHKEIKNPYYTLRENEEIILKLMDHFGVLKENGHVINGHTPVLAKNGELPIRAGKKLLVIDGGLSKAYQSSTGTAGYTLIYNSYGLRLASHKPFKSIEKAIEDSHEIISVIQLVDKAERKKVKDTETGELLIKSLKDLRVLLKMYRSGNLIGKH; translated from the coding sequence ATGGAAAGGAAGTACTATGAGTTATTATCAAATCGGTATAAAAATATAGGAGAGGTCACAAGTGAAATTATAAATTTGGAAGCTATACTGAATCTTCCCAAGGGGACAGAACATTATCTTACAGATCTTCATGGAGAATACCATGCATTCAGGCATCTGGTGAAAACAGCCTCTGGAAGTTTAAAAATAAAGATAGATGAACTTTTCGGAGACATCCTTTCATTGGAAGAAAAACATAATTTTTCTAAATTAATATTTTATCCCGAAAAAATACTGGAAGGATTAAAATTGAATGAATATGAGAAAGTTCATTGGTACAGAGTGTCTATAAAGAGGATCTTATCCCTGTTTAGATTAGTGTCATCTAAATATACAAGATCTAAAGTAAGGAAGGCGTTACCCAATGAATATGCATATATATTGGAAGAGTTTCTGACATTAAACAGCAAGGACTTCAACAAGGAAGAATATTATTCCCAGATCATATCTACAGTGATAGAATTGGGAATAGCAGATGATTTTATTATAAAATCTGTTAATCTGATCCAGCAGTTGTCGGTAGATAAACTGCATATTTTAGGAGATATATATGACAGGGGGGCAGATCCCCATAAGATTATGGATAACCTCATAGGGCATCATGACTGTGATATTCAGTGGGGAAATCACGATATATTATGGGTAGGAGCATCTAAGGGGCACTTTGCCTGTGTAGCCAATGTGCTTCGTATCTCTCTCCGGTACAGTAATTTAAAAACTTTGGAGGAGGGATACGGGATAAACTTACTGCCCCTGGGAAGATTTGCTATGGAAACCTATGGTGGGGACCCGTGTAAAGAATTTTTACCCATAGCCAACAGTGACGAACTATTTAATGACAAGGAGCAGTACGTCCGGGGGCAGATGCATAAAGCTATAGCTATTATCCAATTTAAATTAGAAGCGGCAGTTATCAAAAAAAGACCGGAATTTCATATGGAAAGGAGGATGCTTTTAGATAAGATAGATCAGACTAAGGGGACCATTATATTGAATGGCAAAGAATATAAGTTAACCAGTAATAATTTTCCCACGATAGATCCCAAAGATCCCTACAAACTTACGGAAAGGGAAGAAGAAGTCATAGAAAAAATAGCTAACTATTTTGAAAAAAGTGACAAACTGCAAAAACATGCTCGTTTTTTCTTTTCCAATGGAAACATATACCTGAAATATAATAATCAGCTGATGTTTCATGGGTGTATTCCTATGGATTCCCATGGGAACTATAAATGTTTTACCATAGACGGTAAGGAATACTGCGGTAAGGAACTCATGGATAAGTTTGAGAAATTAGCTCGTAAAGCTTATTTTAAAAAGGACAAAAAAGATTTGGACTGGTTCTGGTATATGTGGACGGGTGAATATTCACCACTATTTGGTAAGGAAGAGATGAAAACTTTTGAGAGGTATTTTGTCAGTGAGAAAGAAACGCATAAAGAGATAAAGAACCCATACTATACATTGAGGGAGAACGAAGAGATAATATTAAAACTCATGGATCACTTTGGGGTTCTAAAAGAAAATGGTCATGTTATAAACGGGCATACACCTGTACTGGCTAAAAATGGTGAGCTGCCTATAAGGGCGGGGAAAAAGCTGCTAGTAATTGATGGCGGATTATCCAAGGCATACCAGTCAAGTACCGGGACTGCAGGGTATACCCTGATTTATAATTCTTATGGTTTGAGGTTAGCTTCCCACAAACCATTTAAAAGTATTGAAAAAGCCATTGAAGACAGCCATGAAATAATATCGGTAATACAATTAGTGGATAAGGCAGAGAGAAAAAAAGTTAAAGATACAGAAACGGGGGAGCTCCTTATAAAAAGTTTGAAGGACTTAAGGGTGCTGTTAAAGATGTATAGAAGCGGAAATCTTATAGGGAAACATTGA
- a CDS encoding M42 family metallopeptidase, translated as MKYITNYMVEKLVEILNIPSPSGDTEKGIAVCRKEFERLGVKTEITPKGALKAVIAGKKEGSRIIAAHIDTLGGMVREVTSNGCLKLTQIGGYAWNSVDGEYCTVSTMNGREIRGTILFEKSSVHNYGDAPRTDKRTEDNMVVRLDELVENAEDIKKLGINIGDFVYLDPRVEVTPSGFVKSRHLDNKAGVAIILGVCKYLMENEIVPEYTLEFFISNYEEVGHGASGIATPLTREILAIDMASPGIGQTSKENKVTICAKDSSGPYDLEMKKRLVNLCEGGEIDYVIDIYKHYGSDASALLRGGAQIKHALIGPGVDASHSYERTHVDGLLNTAKLVIEYCR; from the coding sequence ATGAAATATATTACAAACTATATGGTAGAAAAATTAGTTGAGATATTGAATATCCCCAGTCCAAGTGGTGACACCGAGAAGGGGATAGCAGTATGCAGGAAGGAGTTTGAAAGATTAGGGGTGAAAACTGAAATAACTCCCAAGGGAGCATTGAAGGCAGTGATAGCCGGTAAAAAAGAGGGGAGCAGGATAATTGCAGCACATATCGATACCTTAGGCGGGATGGTAAGGGAGGTTACATCCAACGGTTGTTTAAAATTAACTCAGATTGGCGGGTATGCCTGGAACTCTGTAGACGGAGAATACTGCACTGTATCTACTATGAATGGCAGGGAGATCAGGGGGACGATCTTATTTGAAAAATCCTCTGTACATAACTACGGGGACGCTCCTAGAACAGATAAGAGAACAGAAGATAATATGGTAGTAAGATTGGACGAACTGGTAGAAAATGCAGAAGATATTAAAAAATTGGGGATAAATATAGGGGATTTCGTATACTTGGATCCCAGGGTAGAGGTAACTCCGTCTGGATTTGTTAAGAGTCGTCATCTGGATAATAAAGCCGGGGTAGCGATAATATTAGGTGTCTGTAAATACCTAATGGAAAATGAGATAGTCCCGGAGTACACCTTGGAATTTTTTATATCTAACTATGAGGAAGTAGGTCATGGTGCATCGGGAATAGCTACACCATTGACCCGTGAAATATTGGCTATAGATATGGCATCTCCGGGGATCGGGCAGACTTCCAAAGAGAATAAGGTGACTATCTGTGCTAAGGATTCTTCGGGTCCCTACGATTTGGAGATGAAGAAACGCCTGGTGAACTTATGTGAAGGCGGGGAAATTGATTATGTTATAGATATTTATAAGCACTATGGTTCAGATGCCAGTGCACTTTTACGTGGAGGAGCACAAATTAAACATGCTCTTATAGGTCCCGGGGTAGATGCATCTCATTCATATGAGAGAACCCATGTGGACGGACTGCTCAATACAGCTAAGTTAGTAATTGAATACTGCAGATAA
- a CDS encoding cyclodeaminase/cyclohydrolase family protein — translation MSYLNIELGDFIDVVDSDAPAPGGGSVAALSSSLGIALSRMMASLVIDKKKYREFDDMVKEEFLTKHRRLLKIRKRVEMLIDEDTKSFNELMGAYKLPKDNDENIAVRKEEIQKATLKATEVPFEIAKTSLEAMELLPFFSEYGNMNAITDLGVGAMLLETGIRGAILNVKINLGSLKDQDKVDRFKRNYERIEEESIILKEAIMDFVNKKIEL, via the coding sequence ATGAGTTATTTAAATATAGAATTAGGAGACTTTATAGATGTGGTGGATTCAGATGCACCGGCACCTGGAGGAGGAAGTGTGGCAGCTCTCTCTTCATCACTGGGGATAGCACTGTCTCGTATGATGGCATCACTGGTTATAGATAAGAAGAAGTACAGAGAATTTGATGATATGGTTAAGGAAGAGTTTTTAACAAAACACAGAAGACTTCTAAAAATAAGAAAAAGAGTAGAAATGTTAATAGATGAGGATACAAAATCTTTTAATGAGCTTATGGGAGCATATAAACTGCCTAAAGATAACGATGAAAATATAGCAGTCAGAAAAGAGGAAATTCAAAAAGCTACCTTAAAAGCTACGGAAGTTCCCTTTGAAATAGCTAAAACATCTTTAGAGGCGATGGAATTATTACCGTTTTTCTCTGAATACGGAAATATGAATGCCATAACAGATCTGGGTGTAGGAGCTATGCTGCTGGAAACAGGGATCAGAGGAGCTATACTCAATGTAAAGATAAATTTAGGATCTTTAAAAGACCAGGATAAAGTAGATAGATTTAAGAGGAACTACGAAAGAATTGAGGAAGAATCTATAATCCTGAAGGAAGCCATTATGGATTTTGTAAATAAAAAAATTGAGTTATAA
- the hutI gene encoding imidazolonepropionase, which yields MYADLIVKNIGNLITMGEGKKPRVGKEMNEVEIIKDGYIVIKDGKFLEVGSGEADKKYIGGSTLIKDAMGLTVTPGLIDPHTHLVHGGSRENEFSKKLDGVPYMDILKAGGGILSTVNSTKQASFEELYKKAKKSLDIMLSFGVTTAEAKSGYGLDLETELKQLEVAKKLNEDHPVDLVSTYLGAHAMPPEYRDDRDKFIDEIIKALPVVKEKKLAEFCDVFCEEGVFSIEETRKILNAAKELGFKVKIHADEIATLGGAELSAELGAFSADHLMAASEKGMDDMAKAGVIADILPTTSFNLNKDYARARLMIEKGVAVALSTDYNPGSSPTENLQLAMQLGSLKLRMTPKEVITAVTVNSAYSVDRGKEIGSISKGKRADFVIFDTPNLEYIMYHFGINHTKDVYKNGVQVVEDGRIIY from the coding sequence ATGTATGCTGATTTAATTGTAAAAAATATAGGTAATTTAATTACCATGGGAGAAGGAAAAAAACCAAGGGTTGGAAAAGAAATGAATGAAGTTGAGATAATAAAAGATGGATATATAGTAATAAAAGACGGGAAATTTTTAGAGGTAGGATCAGGGGAGGCGGATAAAAAATACATAGGGGGATCTACCCTTATAAAGGATGCCATGGGACTCACTGTAACTCCCGGATTAATCGACCCTCATACACATCTGGTCCATGGGGGAAGTCGTGAAAATGAGTTCTCTAAGAAGTTAGACGGGGTTCCCTATATGGATATTTTGAAAGCCGGAGGGGGGATTTTGAGTACAGTGAATTCCACAAAGCAGGCCAGTTTTGAAGAATTATATAAAAAAGCTAAAAAAAGTTTGGATATAATGTTATCTTTTGGTGTAACCACTGCAGAAGCGAAGAGCGGGTATGGTCTGGATCTTGAAACTGAACTAAAACAGCTGGAAGTTGCAAAAAAATTAAATGAAGATCATCCTGTAGACTTAGTGTCAACATATTTAGGAGCCCATGCTATGCCGCCTGAATATAGGGATGACAGGGATAAATTTATTGACGAGATAATAAAAGCCCTGCCTGTAGTTAAAGAAAAAAAATTAGCGGAGTTTTGTGATGTTTTTTGTGAAGAGGGAGTTTTTTCCATAGAGGAAACCAGAAAGATATTGAATGCTGCCAAAGAATTGGGATTTAAAGTGAAGATCCATGCAGATGAGATAGCAACCCTGGGGGGAGCAGAATTATCGGCAGAGTTAGGAGCGTTTTCTGCTGACCATCTTATGGCTGCCAGTGAAAAAGGGATGGATGATATGGCAAAAGCTGGAGTAATAGCTGATATCCTGCCTACAACCTCATTTAATTTGAATAAAGACTATGCCCGTGCCCGTCTGATGATAGAAAAAGGTGTAGCAGTAGCCCTGTCTACAGACTATAATCCTGGAAGTTCTCCTACAGAGAATTTGCAGCTGGCTATGCAATTGGGATCATTGAAATTAAGGATGACTCCTAAAGAGGTTATTACTGCAGTTACCGTTAATTCTGCTTATTCAGTGGATAGAGGAAAGGAGATTGGGAGTATCTCAAAAGGGAAGAGAGCAGATTTTGTGATTTTTGATACACCAAACCTGGAATATATAATGTATCACTTTGGAATCAATCATACCAAGGATGTGTATAAAAATGGAGTGCAGGTAGTGGAAGATGGAAGAATTATTTACTAA
- the ftcD gene encoding glutamate formimidoyltransferase has translation MDQIIQCVPNFSEGKDLEKIEKIVAPLKNREGVKLLSVEPDKDYNRTVVNIIGEPLKVLEAVYEAVGIATELIDLNIHRGEHSRMGATDVVPFIPVKNIEMEECIELAITLGKRIADDYKIPVFLYEEAATCKERVNLAAVRKGQFEGMAEKLKDPQWKPDFGQCIPHKTAGVVGVGARLPLVAFNINLGTTDINIAKNIAKAIRHSSGGFRYIKAGPAELKEKGIVQVTMNVVNYKKTPLYRVFETVKMEAKRYGVPVLGSEIIGSVPMEALAMSMEYYLGLDGFSMEKVLESNL, from the coding sequence TTGGATCAAATAATACAGTGTGTACCTAATTTTAGCGAGGGAAAAGATTTAGAAAAGATAGAAAAAATAGTTGCTCCTTTAAAAAATAGAGAGGGGGTAAAACTCCTCAGTGTAGAGCCGGATAAAGACTATAACAGAACAGTTGTAAATATAATAGGGGAGCCCTTAAAAGTATTGGAAGCTGTATATGAAGCTGTAGGAATTGCCACAGAATTGATAGACCTGAATATTCATAGGGGAGAGCACTCCAGGATGGGGGCTACAGATGTAGTACCCTTCATACCTGTTAAAAATATAGAGATGGAGGAGTGTATAGAGTTAGCCATAACATTGGGGAAAAGGATAGCTGATGACTATAAAATTCCGGTATTCTTATATGAAGAGGCAGCTACCTGCAAGGAAAGGGTGAATCTTGCTGCTGTGAGAAAAGGGCAGTTTGAAGGGATGGCAGAAAAATTGAAAGATCCCCAGTGGAAGCCTGATTTCGGCCAGTGTATCCCCCATAAAACAGCAGGAGTAGTAGGGGTAGGAGCCAGGCTGCCGCTGGTAGCATTTAATATAAATTTAGGAACGACAGATATAAATATAGCCAAGAATATAGCCAAGGCAATCAGGCATTCCAGCGGCGGGTTCAGATATATAAAGGCCGGACCGGCAGAGCTGAAAGAAAAAGGGATAGTGCAGGTGACTATGAATGTAGTAAACTATAAAAAAACACCGTTGTACAGAGTTTTTGAAACTGTAAAGATGGAAGCCAAAAGATATGGGGTACCGGTATTGGGGAGTGAGATCATAGGGAGTGTGCCCATGGAAGCCCTGGCTATGAGTATGGAATACTACTTAGGCCTGGATGGATTTTCTATGGAGAAGGTATTGGAATCTAATCTATAA
- a CDS encoding formate/nitrite transporter family protein, which yields MCKENMYDNYETANNVVNMGIKKAKNKSIDVFLFGILGGFFIALGYMGYMVVTQTMRTRVDTGLASFLGASVFPVGIMLCIVVGGSLFTSNNLLTLALLDKKISLKNLLRNWTFVWLGNFTGSIIAAVLAVTAGLYKSEAVHSVAVHMAEHKAILGFSEAVASAFFCNVLVALGVWMTMSGKDLISKVIGVWFPIMLFVLCGFQHVVANMYVLSLGKILGAHYTLGEMFMNNLIPVTIGNALSGGLIFPAVYYFLLVKNKN from the coding sequence ATGTGTAAAGAAAACATGTACGATAATTATGAAACAGCAAATAATGTTGTCAACATGGGTATTAAAAAAGCTAAAAATAAAAGTATCGACGTATTCTTATTTGGTATTTTAGGCGGATTTTTCATTGCTCTGGGGTATATGGGATATATGGTTGTTACCCAGACTATGAGAACCAGGGTAGATACAGGATTAGCCAGCTTCCTGGGAGCCAGTGTCTTCCCGGTTGGGATAATGTTATGTATAGTTGTAGGAGGGTCTTTATTTACCAGCAATAACCTGCTGACTCTTGCACTGCTGGATAAAAAAATCAGTTTAAAAAATTTACTTAGAAACTGGACCTTTGTATGGCTGGGAAACTTTACAGGTTCTATAATCGCAGCTGTATTAGCTGTTACAGCAGGGCTGTATAAGTCTGAAGCAGTTCATTCTGTGGCTGTCCATATGGCAGAGCATAAGGCAATTTTAGGTTTTTCTGAAGCTGTAGCCAGTGCATTTTTCTGTAATGTTTTAGTAGCTTTAGGTGTTTGGATGACCATGTCTGGAAAGGATCTTATCTCTAAAGTTATAGGTGTTTGGTTCCCGATTATGTTATTTGTACTTTGCGGATTTCAGCATGTAGTAGCTAATATGTATGTTTTAAGTTTAGGAAAGATATTAGGAGCACATTATACCTTAGGGGAGATGTTCATGAACAATCTTATTCCTGTTACCATTGGAAATGCTCTTTCTGGAGGATTAATTTTTCCTGCTGTATATTATTTCTTATTAGTGAAAAACAAAAATTAA
- a CDS encoding phenylacetate--CoA ligase family protein, whose amino-acid sequence MEVMHLLKEVYNVKKNNKRSRDEILELQKNKLNDLIEHVLKNSKFYREFYGKHGITLENYKTIDYNKYPTIDKEIIIDNFDDLICTKDFNREKLEGFVSHRENWGKKYKGKYTAMTSSGSTGNPTIFVYDQKAWAAVKAFIIGRVDPSHKVKLLKKERIAFIIATGGNFASYNLAQEAKNINYTTLILNVNDDFEEMVKLLKEFQPTILSGYSSSIAALAEEKLSGNLDIYPERVFCSADKLTRNRREIIERAFGVTPLNFYGATESLGMASEDPKTSKLILFDDYYKFEIVDEKMEEVLPGEVGDLIVTNLYNYVMPLLRYRMEDRLKKSKDQNFNFTLIDEIAGRVVDDLYFERGDGSGEKITALQLVGMYFNNVKKIQFVQNDKNTLKIKYVGRGDLEPGKEILSLMIEFFRSKNLEKDVKIITEKVERIPVDPRTGKYRQIIPYKKED is encoded by the coding sequence ATGGAAGTTATGCATTTACTTAAAGAGGTCTATAATGTAAAAAAAAATAATAAACGCTCACGGGATGAGATACTAGAACTCCAAAAAAATAAATTAAATGATCTTATTGAACATGTACTGAAAAACTCAAAATTTTATCGTGAATTTTACGGAAAACACGGGATAACCCTGGAAAACTATAAAACAATAGATTACAACAAATACCCTACAATTGATAAAGAAATTATAATAGACAATTTTGATGATCTTATCTGCACAAAAGATTTTAACAGGGAAAAATTGGAAGGTTTTGTAAGTCATAGGGAAAATTGGGGAAAAAAATATAAAGGTAAATATACAGCTATGACTTCTTCAGGTTCTACCGGGAATCCTACGATATTTGTTTATGATCAAAAGGCATGGGCTGCAGTAAAGGCTTTTATTATAGGAAGGGTCGATCCTTCTCATAAGGTTAAATTATTAAAAAAAGAGAGGATTGCTTTTATTATAGCAACAGGGGGGAATTTTGCCAGCTATAATCTGGCCCAGGAAGCAAAAAATATTAACTATACAACTTTAATTTTAAATGTTAATGATGACTTTGAAGAGATGGTAAAATTGTTAAAGGAATTTCAACCGACTATATTGTCAGGATACTCTTCATCTATAGCCGCCCTGGCAGAAGAAAAACTCAGTGGGAATTTGGATATATATCCAGAAAGAGTATTCTGCTCAGCGGATAAATTAACTCGAAACAGGAGGGAGATAATTGAAAGAGCGTTCGGAGTAACTCCCTTGAATTTTTACGGAGCAACCGAATCTCTGGGAATGGCTTCTGAGGATCCCAAAACAAGTAAACTTATTCTTTTTGATGACTATTATAAATTTGAGATAGTCGATGAAAAAATGGAGGAAGTACTGCCGGGAGAAGTAGGGGATCTCATAGTAACCAACCTTTATAATTATGTAATGCCCCTTTTAAGGTATAGGATGGAAGACAGGCTGAAAAAATCCAAAGACCAGAATTTTAATTTCACCCTTATAGATGAAATTGCAGGTAGAGTAGTGGATGATCTCTATTTTGAAAGAGGAGACGGAAGCGGGGAAAAAATAACAGCTCTTCAACTGGTGGGAATGTATTTTAATAATGTAAAGAAAATTCAATTTGTACAGAATGATAAAAATACCTTAAAAATTAAATATGTTGGAAGGGGGGACTTAGAACCCGGGAAAGAAATTTTATCCCTGATGATTGAATTTTTTAGATCTAAAAATCTTGAGAAGGATGTAAAAATAATAACAGAAAAAGTAGAAAGAATTCCTGTAGATCCCCGTACAGGAAAATACAGGCAGATAATTCCATACAAAAAAGAAGACTGA
- a CDS encoding GGDEF domain-containing protein, whose product MGLKRWKFLVMNIISMMIFILIMGAVNLKINRIEVELNFFILPVFLGILFGIINTYLSVKRTRDLEEKIREKTKEFEHYATMDDMTNTYNRRMGLKMLKNYFILSKRHKNNLSVCYVDIDELKCVNDSFGHVEGDELIRNISEMLRSSVRKSDIVSRMGGDEFLIIFPECGIEGAEKVMRRLGEKMRVYNEVSQKYYRASVSFGISGFSSCDARTLEDLLVEADNRMYAMKKENKGKVFLLKTGGINNNVENPKFRVKKDTVFLKSHENKQKFVQRMS is encoded by the coding sequence ATGGGGTTGAAGAGGTGGAAGTTTTTAGTTATGAATATTATTTCGATGATGATCTTCATACTTATTATGGGAGCGGTAAATCTAAAAATAAACAGAATAGAGGTTGAATTGAATTTTTTTATTCTGCCTGTATTTTTGGGAATCTTATTTGGGATTATTAATACATACTTATCTGTGAAGAGAACCAGGGATTTGGAGGAGAAGATAAGAGAAAAAACAAAGGAATTTGAGCACTATGCAACCATGGATGATATGACCAATACCTATAATAGAAGAATGGGGCTGAAGATGCTGAAAAATTATTTTATTCTGTCAAAGAGACATAAAAATAACTTATCGGTATGCTATGTGGATATCGATGAACTAAAGTGTGTAAATGACAGCTTTGGTCATGTGGAGGGGGATGAACTCATAAGGAATATTTCTGAAATGCTGAGATCAAGTGTAAGGAAGTCGGATATTGTCTCCAGGATGGGGGGAGATGAATTTCTAATAATCTTTCCTGAATGCGGTATAGAGGGTGCAGAAAAAGTTATGAGAAGATTAGGAGAGAAGATGAGAGTATATAATGAAGTTTCCCAAAAATATTACAGGGCATCGGTGAGCTTTGGGATTTCGGGATTTTCATCCTGTGATGCGAGGACGTTGGAGGATCTCCTGGTAGAAGCGGACAACAGAATGTATGCTATGAAGAAAGAAAACAAAGGAAAGGTTTTTCTGTTGAAAACAGGTGGTATAAATAATAATGTGGAAAATCCCAAATTTAGAGTGAAGAAAGATACAGTTTTTTTAAAATCCCACGAAAACAAACAAAAATTTGTTCAAAGAATGTCCTAA